One window of Cydia strobilella chromosome 10, ilCydStro3.1, whole genome shotgun sequence genomic DNA carries:
- the LOC134745045 gene encoding organic cation transporter protein-like, whose translation MDHKNAHPDNSKAEENTDIDLDKILTEEIGQFGWFQLRAVTLTAVAVIFSGVAATEYIFTTARTNTRCLIPECESTDQSIDFSPAWILNAVPAAGSSFDGCQRYANISTNDNANVSATCPVSLFDTNKVINCEEFVYENTITVVFTLGLACQEWKRSFIGSARTIGTLFALPITGFVSDKWGRRTALAINAVIRASLGLSRSWVNTYVGFTALQFLEAALGSGVFSSAYILVMELLGPKMRVISGASMNTFFSCGIIYTGLLAWAVPDWRNLTQLLYIPMFITSLSLWIVPESIRWYLSKGCYEESEAALKTAARLNGKNLSDRSLLALKKAVAEENNKKALEASEKQAEPWLIVQVFKHKQVLIRCIVSPVWWITYTFVYYGLSINAVNISGNRYLNFVAVSMMEIPGYWTSMFLLGKIGRKPVLICAFWLCAACQVVYIFLPEGYYGISLTVYLIGKYAIAMATSALYVYTAELFPTRHRHSLLGFSSMVGRVGSILAPLTPAMGYSTFEKLPFVLFGSCALLSGCLVFITPETLGAKFPDTMQEPSDIGKNTDVS comes from the exons ATGGATCACAAAAATGCTCACCCTGATAATTCTAAAGCAGAAGAAAACACCGATATAGATCTGGACAAGATCTTGACTGAAGAAATTGGACAGTTTGGTTGGTTCCAGCTTCGGGCAGTGACATTAACTGCGGTTGCTGTTATATTTAGTGGTGTTGCTGCCACTGAGTATATTTTCACGACAGCAAGGACTAATACCAG atgCTTAATACCTGAGTGCGAATCGACAGATCAATCAATTGATTTCTCGCCAGCATGGATCCTTAATGCTGTACCGGCAGCAGGCTCCTCATTTGATGGCTGCCAACGTTATGCCAATATTTCTACCAACGATAATGCCAACGTCTCAGCAACTTGCCCAGTTAGCCTATTCGACACTAACAAAGTCATCAACTGTGAGGAGTTTGTCTATGAGAATACTATCACTGTTGTCTTTACT CTTGGGCTGGCATGTCAGGAGTGGAAACGCTCTTTCATCGGATCTGCGCGGACTATTGGTACACTATTTGCTCTACCAATTACAG GTTTCGTGTCAGACAAATGGGGACGTCGAACAGCATTGGCCATCAATGCGGTTATCCGAGCCAGCCTTGGTCTATCTCGCTCTTGGGTCAACACGTACGTTGGATTTACTGCGTTGCAATTCTTGGAGGCCGCATTGGGTTCTGGTGTTTTCTCTAGCGCTTATATTCTAG TTATGGAGCTGTTGGGTCCGAAGATGCGCGTCATCAGTGGAGCATCTATGAACACATTCTTCTCTTGTGGAATCATTTACACTGGTCTGCTTGCCTGGGCTGTTCCAGACTGGCGAAACCTGACTCAATTACTCTATATTCCAATGTTCATCACAAGTTTATCGCTTTGGATCGTCCCAGAATCAATTCGCTGGTACTTGAGCAAAGGATGCTATGAGGAATCTGAAGCTGCTCTTAAAACTGCCGCCCGTTTAAACGGAAAAAATCTTTCTGACAGGTCTCTACTTGCTTTGAAAAAAGCAGTAGCAGAAGAGAACAATAAAAAAGCTTTGGAAGCTTCAGAAAAACAAGCCGAGCCTTGGCTGATAGTTCAAGTGTTTAAACACAAACAGGTTTTGATTCGATGTATCGTGTCTCCTGTTTGGTGGATTACATATACTTTTGTGTATTATGGGCTTTCAATCAACGCTGTAAACATCTCTGGCAATCGTTACTTGAACTTCGTGGCAGTTTCGATGATGGAAATACCTGGGTACTGGACCTCAATGTTTCTATTGGGGAAGATTGGACGAAAACCTGTCCTCATCTGTGCTTTTTGGTTATGCGCTGCATGTCAAGTAGTATATATTTTCTTGCCTGAAG GTTACTACGGCATCTCGTTAACGGTGTATCTCATTGGCAAATATGCCATCGCCATGGCGACTTCAGCGTTATATGTTTACACAGCAGAACTGTTTCCCACCAGGCACCGCCATAGCCTCTTAGGTTTCTCCTCAATGGTAGGAAGGGTTGGCTCTATTCTGGCCCCACTGACTCCTGCAATG GGCTACTCTACGTTCGAGAAGCTACCATTCGTGCTATTTGGAAGTTGCGCTCTTTTGTCGGGCTGCCTCGTGTTTATCACACCTGAGACCCTCGGAGCTAAGTTCCCTGACACCATGCAAGAGCCTTCTGACATTGGAAAAAACACAGACGTGTCATAA